In Salisediminibacterium beveridgei, one DNA window encodes the following:
- the rpsU gene encoding 30S ribosomal protein S21 yields MAETRVKKNESIDAALRRFKKSMSKDGTMQEVKKRKHYEKPSIKRKKKSEAARKRKF; encoded by the coding sequence ATGGCAGAAACTCGTGTAAAAAAGAACGAGTCGATTGATGCTGCTCTTCGTCGCTTTAAAAAATCGATGTCTAAAGATGGTACTATGCAGGAAGTGAAAAAGCGTAAGCACTATGAAAAGCCGAGCATAAAGCGGAAGAAAAAGTCTGAAGCGGCTCGCAAGCGTAAGTTTTAA
- a CDS encoding GatB/YqeY domain-containing protein, whose translation MNIQDRLQEDMKQAMRNREKERLSVIRSVKAALQNEAIKTGSDLSLDEVLTVLNREMKQRKESLHEFEQANRQDLSNKMKYEIEILSHYLPKQLTEEELQAIVDETITETEASSKAEMGKVMGAVMPKVKGQADGTQVKKLVEKSLS comes from the coding sequence TTGAACATTCAGGATCGTCTGCAGGAAGATATGAAGCAGGCTATGCGCAATCGGGAGAAAGAGCGGTTGAGTGTCATTCGTTCTGTCAAGGCTGCCTTGCAGAATGAAGCCATTAAAACCGGTAGCGATCTGTCTCTGGATGAGGTTCTGACCGTCCTTAACCGCGAAATGAAGCAGCGTAAAGAATCCCTCCATGAATTTGAACAGGCGAACCGGCAGGATCTGAGCAATAAGATGAAGTATGAAATTGAGATACTGTCGCACTATTTACCAAAACAGCTCACAGAAGAAGAACTGCAAGCGATTGTTGATGAAACAATAACTGAGACAGAGGCTTCTTCGAAAGCGGAAATGGGAAAAGTGATGGGTGCAGTCATGCCGAAAGTCAAAGGTCAGGCGGACGGCACTCAAGTGAAAAAGCTTGTTGAAAAATCTTTATCTTAA
- a CDS encoding NfeD family protein: MKRLRLAIYMLLIISGMTMLFLPADQASGSGDGEIVYIVPVEKEVERGLQAFLERSIQTAEEEGASHIIFEVNTPGGFVDAAGGIATLIRNAEPDTTAFVVERALSAGAYISLNADEIVMAPGSSMGSASVIDGSGSAADDKAQSAWLANMREAAELNDRDPIYALAMADREIEIPELDITDENILTLTPSQALEVGYAEEVLSTREEVLEYIGYENAEIREMEVTLSEQIARFVTNPIVVPILLSIGSLGLVLELYSPGFGIPGIMGASALLLFFFGHLVAGFAGLETVILLGIGIVLLLIEVFSPSFGILGFLGIGAIMGSLVLSSYDTSMMLMSLLIAIVVTIVASVMFFKYVGYNGPLKRVVLLDQAGNDQGYISSESKNEHLGRTGTALTILRPSGVAEINDERLDVVSEGGYIEQGRKVKVISVSGSRIVVRELKSDEAE, translated from the coding sequence ATGAAACGATTACGATTGGCAATATACATGCTGCTCATTATCAGCGGAATGACTATGTTGTTTTTACCGGCCGACCAGGCAAGCGGGTCCGGAGATGGTGAGATCGTTTACATCGTTCCAGTTGAAAAAGAGGTCGAGAGAGGACTCCAGGCTTTTCTTGAACGTTCAATCCAAACTGCTGAAGAAGAAGGCGCGAGCCACATTATATTCGAAGTGAATACGCCTGGTGGGTTTGTTGATGCAGCGGGTGGTATTGCAACGCTGATACGAAACGCAGAACCGGATACGACGGCTTTTGTTGTTGAACGTGCGTTGTCTGCAGGGGCTTATATTTCCCTGAATGCAGACGAAATCGTCATGGCACCCGGATCCAGCATGGGGTCAGCTTCAGTCATTGACGGTTCTGGAAGTGCTGCAGATGATAAAGCACAATCTGCCTGGCTTGCCAATATGCGGGAAGCTGCAGAACTTAACGACAGAGATCCGATCTATGCCCTGGCAATGGCAGACCGGGAGATTGAAATTCCGGAGCTCGATATCACAGATGAAAATATTCTGACACTGACACCGAGCCAGGCATTGGAAGTCGGCTATGCAGAAGAGGTTCTGTCAACGAGGGAAGAAGTTCTGGAATATATCGGTTATGAGAATGCGGAAATCAGAGAAATGGAAGTCACTTTATCTGAACAGATTGCGCGATTTGTGACAAATCCAATTGTCGTACCTATCCTCCTGAGTATTGGGAGCCTTGGTCTTGTACTTGAACTTTATTCTCCAGGCTTTGGAATCCCGGGTATTATGGGAGCTTCGGCACTGCTGTTATTCTTTTTCGGTCATCTTGTAGCTGGATTTGCAGGACTTGAGACAGTTATTCTATTAGGAATAGGAATTGTATTACTCCTCATCGAAGTCTTTTCCCCGAGTTTCGGAATTCTTGGTTTTCTCGGAATCGGGGCGATTATGGGAAGTCTTGTGCTCAGTTCTTATGATACCAGCATGATGCTGATGTCATTATTGATAGCGATTGTCGTCACAATTGTTGCCTCTGTAATGTTCTTCAAGTATGTTGGCTATAACGGTCCATTAAAACGCGTGGTTCTTCTGGATCAGGCAGGGAACGACCAGGGGTATATCTCTTCAGAGTCAAAAAATGAACATCTGGGTCGTACAGGAACCGCCCTGACAATCCTAAGGCCATCAGGTGTTGCAGAAATCAATGACGAACGACTTGACGTTGTCTCTGAGGGAGGATATATTGAACAGGGAAGAAAAGTAAAAGTGATTTCGGTATCAGGCTCGAGGATTGTTGTCAGAGAATTGAAATCCGATGAAGCTGAGTAA
- the floA gene encoding flotillin-like protein FloA (flotillin-like protein involved in membrane lipid rafts), which produces MITEEIAILLGIGLVIVALAVLFTFVPVALWISAWAAGVKVGIFQLVGMRLRRVIPHRVVNPLIKAVKAGLDISTNKLEGHYLAGGNVDRVVNALIAAQRANIDLTFERCAAIDLAGRDVLEAVQMSVNPKVIETPFIAGVAMDGIEVKAKARITVRANIDRLVGGAGEETIIARVGEGIVSTIGSAKNHAEVLENPDMISQTVLKKGLDAGTAFEILSIDIADIDIGKNIGAGLQTDQAEADKKIAQAKAEERRAMAVAEEQEMRARVEEMRAKVVEAEAEVPMAMSEALRKGKLGVMDYMNYNNIKADTDMRDSIGKATNDDEDGIERNPHRDR; this is translated from the coding sequence ATGATTACAGAAGAAATTGCAATATTACTAGGTATTGGTCTTGTTATTGTAGCTCTTGCGGTACTGTTTACATTTGTACCGGTAGCCCTATGGATTTCAGCATGGGCAGCAGGCGTGAAAGTAGGTATTTTCCAACTCGTCGGTATGCGACTGCGTCGCGTTATCCCGCATCGTGTTGTTAATCCGCTGATTAAAGCGGTAAAAGCAGGACTGGATATCAGTACAAACAAGTTAGAAGGTCACTATCTCGCAGGTGGTAACGTAGACCGCGTTGTCAATGCCTTAATTGCGGCACAACGTGCAAATATTGATCTGACATTTGAACGCTGTGCGGCGATCGATCTCGCCGGTCGTGACGTACTGGAAGCGGTTCAAATGAGTGTTAACCCGAAAGTGATTGAAACACCGTTTATTGCTGGTGTTGCCATGGACGGAATTGAGGTAAAAGCAAAAGCAAGAATCACTGTACGTGCAAACATCGACCGCCTGGTTGGTGGTGCTGGTGAAGAGACGATCATCGCCCGAGTAGGTGAAGGGATTGTTTCCACGATCGGTTCTGCAAAGAATCATGCGGAAGTCCTTGAGAATCCAGACATGATTTCCCAAACTGTACTTAAAAAAGGTCTGGATGCCGGAACAGCTTTTGAAATTCTATCGATTGATATTGCAGACATCGATATCGGCAAGAACATTGGTGCCGGTCTTCAGACAGATCAGGCAGAGGCAGACAAGAAAATTGCTCAGGCGAAAGCCGAGGAACGTCGTGCCATGGCTGTTGCTGAAGAACAGGAAATGAGAGCCCGCGTAGAAGAAATGCGAGCGAAGGTTGTCGAAGCAGAGGCCGAAGTTCCAATGGCCATGTCAGAAGCACTCAGAAAAGGGAAGCTTGGCGTTATGGACTATATGAACTACAATAACATCAAAGCAGATACCGATATGCGTGATTCGATTGGCAAAGCAACAAATGATGACGAAGACGGTATTGAACGTAACCCGCACCGTGATCGATAA